The DNA sequence CGGACGGTGCCCTGCTCTTCACGTGCAACGGGCGAGGCTCGCGGCTGTTCCCGGTCTTCGATCACGACGCGTCGTTGATATCCGAGAGACTCGGGGGCCTGCCCCTCGCCGGCTTCAACTGCGCCGGGGAGATCGGCCCGGTCGGCGGGAAGAACTTCTTGCACGGCTTCACGGCCTCGGTGGCCCTGTTCGTCGACGCCTGAGCTTCGAGCCAACGCCCGACCGGATCGCCGCGGCGGATCGTGCCGTCTCTCGAGACAACGCAGGACGTTGACGTTCCTGGTTCTGCCCGCGGCGCGCTGGACCCCGGAATCCTTGGGCAGCTCCCTTGTCGTCGAAGCAGCGCGGGCAAGGACTCGTGATGTTCAGACGAACCTCGTCCCCGTTGGAAGGGTTCGATGATTGGCTGCTGCTTCGGCGACGAGCGACAGTGCGGAGACGGCCCGACGCAGTCAGCGGGGCACTTTGGGACCGGTTCGGCCCGGGAGGGGGCGGGCCTTCGCGCGACGCAGACGCGGGCTCTCGCCGACCGCGACGACCAGCATGCAGCTCTTGCCCTCGGCATCCGCCGAGAAGAATCGGGTGACCTCGTCGTCGTAGAACGTGAGACCGGTGGCGCCAAAGCGGCTCGCGTAGGCCGCGAGGTAGATCCTCCCGGCGACGATGCCGGCCTCGAGCTGCGCGGCGCGGTAGCCGCGGGCGCCGAGGGCATCGAGCGCGCGGCGAAGGTCGGC is a window from the Candidatus Methylomirabilota bacterium genome containing:
- a CDS encoding nitroreductase family protein; translated protein: MLRDGEFRREAGFLCLEQRLGADAAVTHFLMADLRRALDALGARGYRAAQLEAGIVAGRIYLAAYASRFGATGLTFYDDEVTRFFSADAEGKSCMLVVAVGESPRLRRAKARPLPGRTGPKVPR